The sequence GCCCACAGCGTCGACGTGCTGGCGGTGACCTCGGCCCGGGACCTGGCGGTGGTCCGCTCCGCCGTCTCCCTCGGGGTGACCCACTACCTGCTCAAACCGTTCACCTTCGCCGCCTTCCGCGACAAGCTGGAGCGGTACGCCGAGTACCGGCGGCAGGCCCTCGCGAAGGACGAGGTGGTGGCCCAGCACGAGGTGGACCGGATGTTCGCCACCCTGCGCGGCGCGGACCGGCACACCCTGCCCAAGGGCCTGGACGAACAGACGCTGCACCGGGTGCTGTCCGCCCTCGGCGACGGGGGGCTCTCCGCGACCGAGGTCAGCCAGCGGACCGGCATCTCCCGGGTGACCGCCCGCCGCTACCTGGAGTACCTGGTCTCCGCCGATCGCGCGATCCGCGCCCCCCGCTACGGCAC comes from Micromonospora viridifaciens and encodes:
- a CDS encoding response regulator; amino-acid sequence: MSDIRVLVVEDEPLLAEAHRAYTERVPGFVVVGVAHTAREAMAALRHRGGADVDLVLLDFRLPDLHGLEVCRALRAAAHSVDVLAVTSARDLAVVRSAVSLGVTHYLLKPFTFAAFRDKLERYAEYRRQALAKDEVVAQHEVDRMFATLRGADRHTLPKGLDEQTLHRVLSALGDGGLSATEVSQRTGISRVTARRYLEYLVSADRAIRAPRYGTPGRPEVEYRPV